The Delphinus delphis chromosome 2, mDelDel1.2, whole genome shotgun sequence genome segment cacaactactgagctcacatgccacaactactgaagcccgcatgccacaactactgagcctgtgtgctgcaactactgaagcccacgtgcctagagcctgtgcactgcaacaagagaacccaccgcaatgagaagcctgcgcaccgcaacgaagagtagcccccgcttgctgcaactagagaaagcccgcacacagcaacgaagatgcaatgcagccaaaaaaaaaagtacccagcATCACCTAAATTTTATCCCTGATAACAATATTAAACtggaatctaatcatgaggaggAAGCAATTAGAAAAATTCAGAATATGGGACATATTATCAGACAACTGgcctggactttaaaaaaaattcagtgttaagaaaacaaaagattagGGAGGTGCTCTGTGTTAAAGTATTTAGAAATGAAGTGATATTTTGTCTGCAGTTAACTTTCAAATAGTTCatcaaaaaatgtgtgtgtgtgtgcttatagAGATAGAAGAAAGCAAGTTGTTGAACCTCGGAGGTGAaaggctatgtgtgtgtgtgttcgttgtactattctttcaactttttaagtttttaaatagtcAAAATTTAAAGTTGGGGAGgatgcttattctttttttgaagCCCAatgcaacttttaaatattttttgtcttttggtttaATTGTTTTGTTTGGAGCCACTCTGATAGATCCAAATTCTTCCCCATGTGGTGTTAGTGGTATTGATAATGGTAATACTGGTCATTTTTAcgtaacatttgttgaatgtgtATCATGATATGCCAGACACGTTATTTCAGTTAATCCTTCTAACAACTCTTGAATTAGTGTTCATTTATCCTTGTAAAGATGAAAATACAGACAGTTAAAAAGCTATCActaaagcaacagaaaaaaaagcatttcatctTAAGAATGAAAATGTGAATTTGTGAGGCAGGCTAGAATATTCATTGGTGAAAGCAAGATAGAAAAGTTTGTGATAAAGTCACTAGGCATGCATATTTTTCTGGCCTTGAACTTGTTCTGTATACAACCTACCATTGAGAGGCAATCTAGCGTGGTGGTTAAGAGCAGAGTCCCTGAAGCCAGAATGCCTAAGTTTAAATTGCATCTCCAACATTTACAAGCTGCTACTGCCTGAGAAGCACATCTCCAGAATTCCTACTGGGTACCTCTATTAGTtttttattgctgctgtaacaaattgctgCAAACTTGGCGGctcaaaacaacataaatttattataactctggaggtcagaagtccaaaatgggtctcaatGGGCTAAAATCAGGGTGTTAGCAGGGCTGCACTTTCACATGGAAGCTCTAAAGGAggctgtttccttgccttttcagcTTTCTAGAGGCCACCCAATTATTGGCCTCCTTTACCCAAACCAGCAGTGTGTCTCTCTGAACCTTTCTTCCATAGTAACATCTCCCTCTGACTCTCATATTCTGCCTGCTTCTTCTACCAGTACTTTTAAGGGCACTGGTGATTActttgggcccacccagataatctagaataatctccctattttaaggtcaactgattagcaaccttaattccatttaCAACCTCAATTCCTCTTTGCCATGTGAcctaacatattcataggtttcTGGGATTAAggcatgaacattttttttttttatgaatttatttacttctggctgtgttgggtcttcgttgctgcacgcgggctttctctggttgcggcgagcgggggctactcttcgttgcagtgcttctcattgcggtgtcttctcttgttgtggagcacgggctctaggtgcatgggcttcagtagttgcggcacgcgggctcagtaattgtggctcacaggctctagagcgcaggctcagtaattgtggtgcacgggcttagttgctccacggcacgtgggatcttcccagaccagggatcgaacctgtatcccctgcattggcaggtggattctcaaccactgcgccagcagggaagccccatggcatGAACATCTTTGAGGGACCATTTTTCTGCTAACACATCTATGTTTAGATTCTATAGTTGTTAAGGCAGCTGGGGCCAGGTGAAGATGATCTCAAAGTGGAGATCCTGGCTAATGCGGAGGATTGTGCGTAGGACCAATTATTAGGTTTGAGCTGAAAGGAATTACTAAGCAAGGTatgtacatgttttaaaattctcttacTGTCAGTAGATTCAGTATATAAAAAGTGATTTAATTAGAAGTAGGCAACTGAGTTTTAGTTACATCATGGTAGGGAAATGATTAAACTATTAGATTTTAGTTCTGTTGTTTTGTGCCAGCTCCCAGAGGGAAATGTTCTTGATTTAATCACAATGTAGAGAcgctttgggtttaattttaatttttgtttttattacagatttttaCTACCCTTGGATGCACTCCTGATATGGAGAAGATTGAGGAACAATTTGCTAATTTGAACATTGTTAAACGTTCCTCAGAAACTAAAGAGCCTACTTATCTGCTTGGCATAGACACATCAAAGACTGTACAAGCAGAAAAAGGAAGCTTCGTTGCTGTTTTATGTTCTAATGGATCAATCAGAATATATGATAAAGAAAGATTAAATGTACTGCGAGAATTTAGAGGATATCCTGGACTTAATGGAGTCAAGTTTGCAAATTCCTGTGACAGCGTGTATTCCTCATGCACTGATGGCACTGTAAAATGTTGGGATGCTCGATTAGCCAGTGAAAAACCTGTCCAGCTGTTCAAGGGTTACCCTTCcaatatttttatcagttttgaTATCAGCTGTAATGATCATGTCATTTGTGCTGGTACAGAAAAAGTTGATGATGATGCATTGTTGGTATTTTGGGATGCAAGAATTAATTCTCAGGATTTGTCTACTACTAAAGACCCACTTGGTGCATATTCAGAGACACATAGTGATGATATCACTCAGGTATGTTTCCATCCCAGCAATCCCAACATGGTAGTCTCAGGTTCAACTGACGGCCTGGTAAATGTATTTGATATTACTGTTGATAATGAAGAAGATGCACTGGTTACAACCTGTAACTCAGTTTCATCAGTAAGCTATATTGGTTGGTCTGGGAAAGATTATAAACAGATTTACTGCATGACACATGATGAAGGATTTTGCTGGTGGGATCTTAATCATCTGGATACCAATGAACCAATTACATGTTTGAACATCCCGGATGTCAGAGAAGTAATTAATGTGAAAGAAGGGATTTTGGACTATTTGATTGGCGGCCTATATCATGAAAAGACAGACAAATTGTTTGTAGTTGGAGGAACAAACACAGGAATTATTCACATAATGAGCTGTACTACATCAGGATTGGTGCATGTGACCAGGCTTCAGGGAGGGCATGCTGCTACAGTCCGTTCTTTCTGTTGGAATATGCAGGATGATTCTTTGCTAACTGGAGGAGAAGATGCACAGTTGTTACTTTGGAAACCTGGAGCAGTAGAGAAGACGCTTACAAAGAAAGACAGCATGAAAATAGCATCCTCTGTGTACCAGCGAGTTCGAGTTCATAGTAATGattcttataagaaaaggaaaaagcagtgATGTTACATTGGGAGTTTACTTGACAGGTTTTATAGTTGCAAATAATTATTTCTGTGTACTACCTGTTGTAGACGTGTTTAAAGCtcatatgtaaataaaaacaagccAGTTAGCAAACAGTCCTGAAAAAATGTTGAGAATGGTTTAATTCAGGTCTTTGTGTAttccaaagttatttttttttaagtcgccATTTGAGTATGTAATCAGTGAGTTGAAAGTAAAATTacattcctcattttaaaaacccATCTGTTGAATTAGTAAATGTTGAGTTTGAAGAAATAGCTTTGATAAAGGCTTTTTAGAAGTAGATGGCTGGTGTGACTTTATAAAACAGGTGGTTTGGGCTGTGTTTTTTAAGctcaattttttacattttaaatcatcTTCATTATTTATAAAACCAAATCAGACTGTTTCTTCATTCGAGAAGCTCCTACTTGCTTAATACATATAGATTACATTggcatatttaaatataaatattctaatGAATTTAAATAGAATTAAACCTTTTCAGAAATagtgatttgcatttatttgagaaaagtatatttagtaaatatttgcgtCCACACTTTAATATTGTTGGTTAAACAGTAAACAGGTGTTTCACTGATGAAAAGGAAATTACCTTGCAGAATGCTTTTTGAGACTCAAAgtgaatatacaaaaacaaaagtatttatAATAGTAGAAtgactttttatttcaaaatattagaatattttgtgataaaattttcttctatagTGTTTCATCCATCCATAATTTTAAACTTGAATTTTTGTTTACTGCTAAtttttccatccttccttttaaatatttctctaaagaagctTAATTAAAAAGTTgatcccggggcttccctggtggcgcagtggttgagagtccgcctgccaatgcaggggacgcgggttcgtgccccggtccgggaagatcccacatgccgcggagcggctgcgcctgtgagccatgaccgctgagcctgcgcgtccggagcctgtgctccgcgacgggagaggccacagcagtgagaggcccgcgtaccgcaaaaaaaaaaaagttgatcccTCTAAAGGTTTGGTATCTTATCTCTGAGACTGTAGCACtgggggaaatttttatttttctatagaaCATTTGTAACTTATATTTAGATATGATTTAGCTTAACTCAAATGAGACTGAACAACAGGTAAGTTGttgttatattaaatatattaaaaatacatgtttcttATTTGGAGAGATTCAGCTATTCTTGGTATTGTCCAAACCATAAACCTGAGGGTAATATagtacttttcctttttcccttaacCAGTCAATCGCCAAGTCCTGTGCCATTCCACCTCCTAAAATCTGTGAGCCTGTTCTTTTGActttacccccccacccccggcactACTGCCTTAGATAAGACTTTCATCATTTCTCTCCTAGATTACAGACTCTAATCTGCTCCAGTTCATTCTCCCTACTACTTCTAGACTGAACATCGAAAACACAGATTTGATAATGCCTCATGctgcttaaaatatttgatacattttgatCTTTTGATAGAGgactgtttaaaatgaaaaaccatGTTTTCAAGATATTTAGGATATGAGACAATGCTGACTATGTTGT includes the following:
- the WDR89 gene encoding WD repeat-containing protein 89 translates to MEKIEEQFANLNIVKRSSETKEPTYLLGIDTSKTVQAEKGSFVAVLCSNGSIRIYDKERLNVLREFRGYPGLNGVKFANSCDSVYSSCTDGTVKCWDARLASEKPVQLFKGYPSNIFISFDISCNDHVICAGTEKVDDDALLVFWDARINSQDLSTTKDPLGAYSETHSDDITQVCFHPSNPNMVVSGSTDGLVNVFDITVDNEEDALVTTCNSVSSVSYIGWSGKDYKQIYCMTHDEGFCWWDLNHLDTNEPITCLNIPDVREVINVKEGILDYLIGGLYHEKTDKLFVVGGTNTGIIHIMSCTTSGLVHVTRLQGGHAATVRSFCWNMQDDSLLTGGEDAQLLLWKPGAVEKTLTKKDSMKIASSVYQRVRVHSNDSYKKRKKQ